A segment of the Syntrophorhabdaceae bacterium genome:
GTGAAGGACTCGGTGATACACGATAACGTGGTCATCGAAGGTTTCGTAACCATCGAGGGGGCCGAGATAAAAGAGAACGCGAAGATAGGGCCTTTTTCCAGGCTGAGGCCCGGAACGGTTATCGGTAAAGGCGCCAGGATAGGCAATTTCGTGGAGGTCAAGAACTCACGGATCGACAAGGACGCCAGGGCAAGCCATCTTGCCTACATCGGTGATGCGGAGGTAGGGAAAAACGTTAACATCGGGGCAGGGACCATTACTTGTAATTACGACGGGGCAAGGAAACACAGGACCGTAATAGGGGATAATGTGCTTGTCGGCAGCAATACAGAGCTTGTAGCCCCCGTAAAGATAGGCAGGGACGCGGTAATCGGCGCCGGATCGACTATTACGAAAGACGTACCCGGAGGAGCCCTTGCGTTAACGCGGGTCCAACAGAAACATGTTCCGGGGTACGGGAGGAAGAAAAGATGTGCGGAATAGTAGGATATAAAGGCAAGAATGACGCCTGCGGGATACTGATAGAGGCCCTGAAAAGGCTTGAATACAGGGGTTATGATTCAGCGGGTATCGCGGTGTGGCAGCAGGGTGGGATCGAGATAGCCCGGAGGAAAGGCAAGGTTGATGAACTGAGAAAGGTTATCGCAGATGGTAATTTCAAGGGAAAGATGGGCCTCGCGCATACGAGATGGGCAACACACGGTACACCATCAGAACACAATGCCCACCCGCATAAGGCGGGAGACGTGGTTGTTGTTCACAACGGCATCATAGAAAACTACATCGAGTTGAAAGAGCGCCTGAGGAAAGAAGGCCATAAATTCCTCTCCGATACGGACACGGAGGTCATACCCCACCTTATCACAAGCTATCTCAAAAAAGGCAGGAATTTTGTCGACGCTGTCCGGTTATCTCTGAAGGAACTCAAAGGTTCCTACGCCCTCGGGATCATCCGTGAATCAGAGAAGGTGCTCATTGCGGCAAGAAAGGAAAGCCCCCTCATCATCGGCGTCGGCGCCGGCGAGTACTTTATCGCAAGCGACGCCCCGGCGATCATCAACAGGACAAAGAGGTTTATCTTCCTTGAGGATGATGACATAGCGATCTTCGCCGACGGTACGGTGAGGTTGATCGATATGGAAGGCAAGACCGTTAAAAGGGAGATACACCAGGTCCAGTGGTCGGATGCAATGGCGGAAAAAGGCGGCTTCAAACATTTCATGTTGAAAGAGATCTTTGAGCAGCCGCGGGCCATATCGGAGACGCTGATCGGAAGGGTGAAAGAAGAGAGGGGCGAGGTGGCCTTTGAAGAGTTGAAATTGCCGGACCTCGCAAAGATCAAAAAGATATGGATGGTCGCCTGCGGCACCTCGTACCACGCCTGCATGATCGGCAAACACCTCTTTGAATCCATGCTGCATATCCCCGTTGAAACGGATATCGCCTCTGAATTCCGCTACAGGGAGCCAATCCTCAAAAAGGATGACATGCTGATCCTCGTCTCGCAGTCAGGTGAAACGGCCGATACCATTGCGGCGATGAAGGAAGGGAAGAAAAGGGGCGTCTACACGCTCTCAGTCTGCAATGTCCTTGGCAGCACGCTCGCGCGGGATGCCGACGGCGTGATCTTTACCCATGCGGGCCCCGAGATAGGCGTTGCCTCCACAAAGGCATTCACGACACAGATATCGGTCCTCTTCCTCCTCATGCTCCACATAGGCGAGAGACTCGGCAAGCTCAACAACCAGGACATCAGCAGATACATAAAGGAGATAAAGCAGATCCCCCACAAGATACAGTCTATCCTCGATATGTCGGGTCCTATTGAGGAGATGGCAAGGAGATACATGGTCCACCACGACTTCCTCTATCTGGGAAGAGGGATCAATTACCCGGCAGTGCTTGAGGGTGCCTTAAAACTCAAAGAGATCTCCTATATCCATGCCGAGGCCTATGCCGCCGGGGAGATGAAGCACGGTCCGATCGCCCTTATCGACGAGAATATGCCCGTCGTCTTTGTATCGCCTCATGACCATACGTACAAAAAGACGTGCAGCAACGTGGAAGAGGTGATCTCACGAAGGGGCAGGGTGCTGATCTTTACCGATGACCCGCTGCACGAGATGGCAGACCGCGTGGAGACCTTCTTTGTGCTGCCTCAGACGATCTATGCGCTGCAGCCGATCCTGTCTGTAGTGCCGCTCCAGCTCCTCGCGTATTATATCGCAAACTTTCTGGGAACTGACGTAGACCAGCCGCGCAACCTCGCCAAGAGCGTAACGGTGGAATAAGCAGACCCATATCAGCCAACAGCGAACAACTTGCTGGCTTGATAGTTTGCAAGCCTGCCAGCTTACCAGCCATAAACCCGGATTTTCCACGTAGGATGAGCATGGTGTCGGGATGTCCCTCGCAACACGCTGGATAAAGGCAGTGAAAGGTGAAAGGTTAAAAGTGAAAGGTGAGAAACCAAAGAGAAAATTCTTTGAGAAGTTTATCTCTCTGCCCTCGGCTCTCCGCTCTCTGCTGCCTTTCTCTCACGGCGGTTTGCTGAATGAAATCCCGCTTAGGGACAGGAAATAGGGGCGGTTTCACAGCGGTCGCTTACCGTACTGTACAAACCGGTCGGGCATTGAGGCAACATGCGGCAGCGGGAGATGTCCGGATCCCAGGTGTAGCCGCTGTCACAATTCACCGTACCGTTCAGTTGACAGACATCATGCGTTGTATCGATGGTCCCGCCCGAACCGCACGCAAGAGGAGCCTGATGGCATACCATTAAACTATCATCATAGGACCACCCGGGATCACAACCGGCAGACCAGGGAAGTTGACAGACATCGCGTTGTGCATCAAGGCTGCCCCCGTTGGGACAGGAAGCATCAGCGAAACAGGTTGCTGCCCCACCTCCTCCCCATCCGCCACCGTCTCCTGAAGACGTGTAGCCAGCAGGACATTCTGTATTTGTAGAACACTCCGCAGGTTTTTTGCAGTTGTGGTCGGCATCACACGTGTAGCCTGTTCCATAAGGGCAGGTGTAAACCGCGGTTGTTCCGGTAAATGTTACACGGCCGACCTCAGAAGAACTTCCGGTCCAGGTTTCTTCAAATATTAATTGATTGCCTGAGCCGATTACCCTGTAATACTCTCCCTTCAACGTTCCTGATCCTGATGAAGTAACGACGGCCCCATCGACAATGATACTGCCGAACTGCGCGCCCCCATCATTATTCACAAAGGTGATTGTGTTGCCGGCGGCGCTGACAGATATGCTGCCGTTCATAGATGTCATATAGATAGGGGAGCCGGTACGTACGGTTGCTCCCGTGATCGATATAAGCGTGCTGCCAAAATATATCCCGACTCCGCCGGATGCGAAATCGATAGTCCCGCCTGGTCCATTACCCGACAGCGATACCGGGGTGAGCGCCGATGCGCACGTCGTTGTCTGTAAGCAGTTACTTGTGCAGGCATTATAACTCCCGTATATACTCCCCGTTGAACTGCAGGTGTATGAGTATGAAGGCAATGCCTTGCAGCGGTTATTGATCTTTGAGTATGACCCTCCTGACGGGCAGGAGGGCGTGATCTCGCACCGGTCCCGTGCGGCCGCATAAGTATAACCGGTAGTGCAGCCTTTATAGACGGGCTTCTGGCAGCGGTCATGTGTTCCGTCGTATGACCCTGCCGAACAGGACGGTGTGACCTCGCAGCGCGACCGTTCCGGGACATAGACATATCCGGAAGGACAAACGGGCAGGATGTCGTTTATACATGCGTCATATTGCGTGTTCAATGTCCCATTAGGACAGTCTGCCGGTTTATGACAGATACCGCCCTCCAGGGTAAACCCGGCAGGACAGATGGATCCCGTACAGTTGTATGTGGCGGTAATCGTATGATCAGCGGTTACGTTACTGAAAACGTAGCTTGTCGCTGCTTCTATCGACATCCCATCCACCTTCACATCCGTCAACGTATAGCCTGCCTTTGAGCCGATAGTAAACGCAGTATTGTCCCCGTATTGGACCGCTATTGTTCCGGACGGGGATATGCCGTTTTCATCCGGTATCGCGATGGCATCGATAGCAAAGGTCTTTTTCATGAAATTGGCGGTGACATTTTTCGAGGAGTCCATTGTTATTGTACAGTTCCCCGTACCCGTACATGCGCCGGACCATCCTGTGAAATTATAGGCTGTATTGGGTGTCGCGATAAGTGTCACCCGGGTCCCGTAATTGTACGTCGCGAGGCAGGAAGAACCGCAGTATATGTCCCCGTTTGTGCTTGTAACCGTACCCCCTGCGGTATCATTCAGTATGACATTAAGGGGCCATGTCTTGAAGGCAAACGTCTTCGACAGGCGGTTGCCGACCTCGTCATATTCGTACCGTGTGCCACCTGCATTGGGATTTTCTATCGCTGTCAGCCGGTTCAGATCATCATAGGTATAGTAGATCGTCTCGGCGAAAGAGGGGACAGCATTGAAGCCTGTGCCGATGAGAACAAGTGCGGCGGACAACCACACAATAAATTTATAGTTCGCTTGTCGTCTGTCTGTCATTGTTTCTCCTTTTTTTGTTTAATTGCGCTGCGGGTTTATATTCAGACGAAGACTTACGTTCGATCATTATTTAAGATGGGGTTCAAGGGTTCAATGGATCAAAGGATAAAAGAGATCCTTATAGAGAATAGTTATGTGACAAAGGCACCGGAAAATGTGACGGAAGGGCAAAGGAGTTGGTCACATTAGTCAACTACGCACCCTATCTTCGCTGATGTTTTTTTAAAAACTTTTTTGACAATATTTGAACTAATTTGCTTGGATGTCCACTGAGCTGCTCTAGGGCAGGCACCGCTGCCTGAGTACTAAGATTGGCTTTGAAGTGAATTTGAAACTTCGCTCTTTCATCCAAGCCCATCATTTTAAAGGTATCTTGTACAATGCGAAATCCAGTCGAGGCAGTAAGCTCAATGTCACCTATCAATGTATTAATTTCCAGGTATCTATCAAGCAACTTCCCTTCGTCCGTGATAGTATAGTTGATACTTTTTGCCTCGAATAACATTACTAATTCATCAAAATATTTTCGAGACCAAGGCGTGTCAGGAAATACAAAACTGAGCGTGCTCTGTGTGTTATTAGCACAATGTTTTATAAATTGTACGTATATTGGTGATTCCTC
Coding sequences within it:
- the glmS gene encoding glutamine--fructose-6-phosphate transaminase (isomerizing) — translated: MCGIVGYKGKNDACGILIEALKRLEYRGYDSAGIAVWQQGGIEIARRKGKVDELRKVIADGNFKGKMGLAHTRWATHGTPSEHNAHPHKAGDVVVVHNGIIENYIELKERLRKEGHKFLSDTDTEVIPHLITSYLKKGRNFVDAVRLSLKELKGSYALGIIRESEKVLIAARKESPLIIGVGAGEYFIASDAPAIINRTKRFIFLEDDDIAIFADGTVRLIDMEGKTVKREIHQVQWSDAMAEKGGFKHFMLKEIFEQPRAISETLIGRVKEERGEVAFEELKLPDLAKIKKIWMVACGTSYHACMIGKHLFESMLHIPVETDIASEFRYREPILKKDDMLILVSQSGETADTIAAMKEGKKRGVYTLSVCNVLGSTLARDADGVIFTHAGPEIGVASTKAFTTQISVLFLLMLHIGERLGKLNNQDISRYIKEIKQIPHKIQSILDMSGPIEEMARRYMVHHDFLYLGRGINYPAVLEGALKLKEISYIHAEAYAAGEMKHGPIALIDENMPVVFVSPHDHTYKKTCSNVEEVISRRGRVLIFTDDPLHEMADRVETFFVLPQTIYALQPILSVVPLQLLAYYIANFLGTDVDQPRNLAKSVTVE